A part of Corynebacterium afermentans subsp. lipophilum genomic DNA contains:
- a CDS encoding CYTH and CHAD domain-containing protein, whose translation MAAQAPEQFLEVEIKLAVDEGTGMPDLTQLPGVEEIASMREHNLSAVYYDTKDLRLTRSKITLRRRTGGADDGWHLKLPKEGGRNEVRMPLDDPSAVPEELLAQVRSIVRTEELIPVAQVDNRRVEIALAGDEGQVAEFCDDHVTAWSLLPGGERTNWREWELELADALAGTDEGNTLINQGTSFLISAGARKSSSPSKLATALGDSVKTAPLPPHMQAELEEDSPAAAVVDSLRKQRDAIVAWEPRVRADEFDSVHQLRVATREMRSLLETFEGILEGEQLTALEDELKHAAGVLGVARDAEVVEERFLELLDSDESGLVDDAARAHIAGDMRRDYNEAHAEIVAMLDSERFMELLDEIDGLLAQPPVAKQEASEEAPAESKEVLYDHLKRGYKKLKKRHDKVDEHYHDTDLPLHEREDYVHDVRKAAKKLRYSANAAADAGLKARRLAKACKALQSKLGDFQDAVTSRDRIQRLAEEARERGEDTFAYGMLYQRELDRGEQALSGYDKAVREVRKAFKKIKP comes from the coding sequence ATGGCTGCACAAGCACCCGAGCAGTTCCTCGAGGTGGAGATCAAACTCGCCGTGGACGAGGGCACCGGCATGCCGGACCTGACGCAACTGCCCGGCGTGGAGGAGATCGCGAGCATGCGCGAGCACAACCTCTCCGCCGTGTACTACGACACGAAGGATCTGCGCCTGACGCGTTCCAAGATCACGCTGCGCCGCCGCACCGGCGGTGCGGATGACGGCTGGCACCTGAAGTTGCCGAAGGAGGGCGGCCGCAACGAGGTGCGCATGCCTCTCGACGACCCTTCGGCCGTGCCCGAGGAACTTTTGGCCCAGGTCCGCTCGATCGTGCGCACCGAGGAGCTGATTCCGGTGGCGCAGGTGGATAACCGCCGCGTGGAGATCGCCCTGGCAGGCGACGAGGGGCAGGTCGCGGAGTTTTGCGACGACCACGTCACCGCCTGGTCGCTGCTGCCCGGCGGCGAGCGCACCAACTGGCGCGAGTGGGAGCTCGAGCTTGCTGACGCGCTGGCCGGCACCGACGAGGGCAACACGCTGATCAACCAGGGCACCAGCTTTTTGATCTCGGCGGGCGCGCGCAAGTCGTCCTCGCCGTCGAAGCTGGCCACCGCGTTGGGCGATTCCGTCAAAACCGCTCCCCTGCCGCCGCACATGCAGGCTGAGCTCGAGGAGGACTCCCCGGCGGCGGCTGTGGTGGATTCCCTGCGCAAGCAGCGCGACGCCATCGTCGCCTGGGAACCGCGCGTGCGCGCCGACGAGTTCGACTCGGTGCACCAGCTGCGTGTGGCCACCCGCGAGATGCGCTCCCTGCTGGAGACCTTCGAGGGCATCTTGGAGGGCGAGCAGCTCACCGCGCTTGAAGACGAGCTGAAGCACGCCGCCGGGGTTTTGGGCGTGGCCCGCGACGCCGAGGTGGTGGAAGAGCGCTTCCTGGAGCTGTTGGATTCTGACGAGTCCGGGCTCGTGGACGACGCCGCCCGCGCGCACATCGCCGGCGACATGCGCCGCGACTACAACGAGGCCCACGCCGAGATCGTGGCCATGCTCGACTCAGAGCGCTTCATGGAGCTGCTGGACGAGATTGATGGGTTGTTGGCGCAACCGCCCGTCGCAAAGCAGGAGGCTTCTGAGGAGGCCCCGGCGGAGTCGAAGGAGGTCCTCTACGACCACCTCAAGCGCGGCTACAAGAAGCTGAAGAAGCGCCACGACAAGGTCGACGAGCACTACCACGACACCGACCTGCCGCTGCACGAGCGCGAAGACTACGTCCACGACGTGCGCAAGGCCGCGAAGAAGCTGCGCTACTCCGCCAACGCCGCGGCCGACGCGGGTTTGAAGGCGCGGCGTTTGGCCAAGGCCTGCAAGGCGCTGCAGTCCAAGCTGGGCGACTTCCAGGACGCCGTGACCTCGCGCGACCGCATCCAGCGCCTGGCCGAAGAGGCCCGCGAGCGCGGCGAGGACACCTTCGCCTACGGCATGCTCTACCAGCGCGAACTCGACCGCGGCGAGCAGGCCTTAAGCGGCTACGACAAGGCCGTGCGCGAGGTGCGCAAGGCGTTTAAGAAGATCAAGCCGTAA
- a CDS encoding bifunctional [glutamine synthetase] adenylyltransferase/[glutamine synthetase]-adenylyl-L-tyrosine phosphorylase: MISPAKLGLTSPRAAEDIEELSLIDEASLYTLAGASDPDLALNNAHRLFDALGDGWAELLAALRDFPVFRTRFFALLGGSTALSDHLIAHPQQWRLLLEDLPDEAELYRTMLAAVGVDADGPGLYTAGEGDVDVAKQKLRATHRDLVMRIAAADLAGTFAAVKGYGEGESMSYSYTTERLTWLADAALTAALAVAVRDVYGDEEPDAQLAVIAMGKCGAGELNYISDVDVVFVAEPASPKITRVAAEMMRIGSACFFDVDANLRPEGASGALVRTLESHQAYYRKWAETWEFQALLKARPQTGTMELGRAYSEAIAPLVWEASQRDSFVEDVQAMRRRVLENVPAEVRRRELKLGPGGLRDVEFAVQLLQLVHGRIDDTLRARNTLEALAALAKAGYVGREDARVLTEAYEFLRLLEHRLQLQRFKRTHQLPEPDDEKRNRWLARAAGFTANHRGTAPDAMYRELKRVRRDVSDLHERLFYRPLLGAVADMSVGEATLSADAVKAQLAALGYRHPARAFDHLSALVKGTSRKAKLQAILLPSLMHWLADTADPGQGLLNYRKLSDAAVDRSWFLRMLRDEGVASQRLMHILGTSPYASDLIISAPDVVKLLGDGSNGPRLLDAAPDQVHKAIIASAKRHQADPDKAVAVARSLRRAELARIASADLLGLMEPRQVCLELTYVWEAVLEAALRAEVHADLASSPHDEPPARIAVIGMGRLGGAELGYGSDADVMIVAEPSEEADEASAIAWAAKIVDQMRARLSKPSGDPPLEVDLGLRPEGRSGPVVRTIASYERYYRQWGEVWERQALLRAAVVAGDRGVGDAFLEAIDAFRYPVGGAKPADIREIRRIKARVDNERLPRGADRATHTKLGRGALADVEWTVQLLTMQHADTHEELRTPSTLDALDFLAELDDPSVIRGSDAEVLRTAWLTATRARNAIVLVAGKRTDQLPAPGPQLAQVAGSAGYDPDDQQEFLEDYLRITRHAHQVVEEAFWGEVPSLEFD; the protein is encoded by the coding sequence GTGATTTCACCCGCCAAGCTCGGACTGACCAGCCCGCGCGCCGCCGAGGACATCGAGGAGCTTTCGCTTATCGACGAAGCTTCGCTCTACACCCTCGCCGGCGCAAGCGACCCGGACCTGGCGCTCAACAACGCCCACCGGCTCTTCGACGCCTTAGGCGACGGCTGGGCGGAGCTGCTCGCCGCACTGCGCGACTTTCCCGTATTCCGCACCCGGTTCTTCGCCCTGCTGGGCGGTTCCACCGCGCTGTCAGACCACCTGATCGCGCACCCGCAGCAGTGGCGGCTGCTGCTCGAGGACCTGCCGGATGAGGCTGAGCTCTACCGCACCATGCTCGCCGCCGTGGGGGTCGACGCTGACGGCCCGGGGCTGTACACGGCGGGGGAGGGTGACGTTGACGTCGCTAAGCAAAAGCTCCGCGCCACCCACCGCGACCTTGTAATGCGCATCGCCGCCGCCGACCTCGCCGGCACGTTCGCTGCGGTGAAGGGCTACGGCGAAGGCGAATCCATGAGCTACAGCTACACCACCGAGCGGCTCACCTGGCTCGCGGACGCGGCACTGACAGCAGCGCTCGCGGTGGCGGTGCGCGACGTCTACGGCGACGAGGAACCGGACGCGCAGCTCGCCGTGATCGCCATGGGCAAGTGCGGCGCCGGCGAGTTGAACTACATCTCCGACGTGGACGTGGTGTTCGTGGCCGAGCCCGCCTCGCCGAAGATTACGCGCGTGGCCGCGGAGATGATGCGCATCGGCTCCGCGTGCTTCTTCGACGTGGACGCGAACCTGCGGCCGGAAGGCGCCTCGGGCGCGTTGGTGCGCACCTTGGAATCGCACCAGGCGTACTACCGGAAATGGGCCGAGACCTGGGAGTTCCAGGCGCTTCTGAAGGCGCGTCCGCAGACCGGGACGATGGAGTTGGGGCGGGCGTACTCCGAGGCGATCGCGCCGCTGGTGTGGGAGGCTTCCCAGCGCGACTCCTTCGTCGAGGACGTTCAAGCCATGCGCCGGCGCGTGTTGGAAAACGTGCCGGCCGAGGTGCGACGCCGCGAGCTCAAACTCGGCCCCGGCGGGCTTCGCGACGTCGAGTTCGCTGTGCAGCTTCTGCAACTCGTGCACGGGCGCATCGACGACACCCTTCGCGCCCGCAACACTTTGGAGGCACTCGCTGCCCTGGCTAAGGCCGGCTACGTGGGGCGCGAAGACGCGCGGGTGCTCACCGAGGCCTACGAGTTTTTGCGCCTGTTGGAGCACCGGCTGCAGCTGCAGCGCTTCAAGCGCACCCACCAGCTGCCCGAGCCGGACGACGAGAAGCGCAACCGCTGGCTCGCCCGCGCCGCCGGGTTCACTGCGAACCACCGCGGCACCGCCCCGGACGCGATGTACCGCGAGCTCAAACGCGTGCGCCGCGACGTCTCCGACCTGCACGAGCGGCTGTTCTACCGCCCGCTGCTCGGCGCGGTGGCCGACATGTCCGTCGGCGAGGCCACCCTCTCCGCCGACGCGGTGAAAGCACAGCTGGCCGCGCTTGGCTACCGCCACCCGGCGCGCGCCTTCGACCACCTCTCCGCGCTGGTCAAGGGCACCTCGCGCAAGGCCAAGCTGCAGGCGATCCTGCTGCCGAGCCTGATGCACTGGCTCGCGGACACCGCCGACCCCGGCCAGGGCTTGCTGAACTACCGCAAGCTTTCCGACGCCGCCGTCGACCGCAGCTGGTTTCTCCGCATGCTGCGCGACGAGGGCGTGGCGTCGCAACGCCTCATGCACATCCTGGGCACCTCGCCGTACGCCTCCGACCTGATCATCTCCGCGCCCGACGTGGTCAAACTCCTCGGCGACGGCTCCAACGGTCCCCGGCTGCTCGACGCCGCCCCAGACCAAGTGCATAAAGCCATCATCGCCTCCGCCAAGCGCCACCAGGCGGACCCCGACAAAGCCGTCGCCGTGGCGCGCTCCCTGCGCCGCGCGGAGCTCGCCCGCATCGCGAGCGCCGACCTGCTCGGCCTGATGGAGCCGCGCCAGGTCTGCCTCGAACTGACCTACGTGTGGGAGGCCGTCCTCGAGGCGGCGCTTCGCGCCGAGGTGCACGCGGATCTCGCATCCTCGCCTCACGACGAGCCGCCGGCCCGCATCGCCGTCATCGGCATGGGCCGCCTCGGCGGCGCCGAACTCGGCTATGGCTCGGACGCCGACGTGATGATCGTCGCCGAGCCGAGCGAGGAAGCCGACGAAGCCAGCGCCATCGCCTGGGCGGCGAAGATCGTCGACCAGATGCGCGCGCGGCTGTCCAAACCCTCCGGCGACCCACCGCTCGAGGTGGATCTGGGACTGCGCCCCGAGGGCCGCTCCGGCCCGGTGGTGCGCACCATCGCCAGCTACGAGCGCTACTACCGCCAGTGGGGCGAAGTCTGGGAACGCCAGGCGCTGCTGCGCGCCGCAGTCGTCGCCGGCGACCGCGGCGTGGGGGATGCGTTCCTGGAGGCCATCGACGCCTTCCGCTACCCGGTCGGCGGCGCCAAGCCCGCGGACATCCGGGAAATCCGCCGCATCAAAGCCCGCGTCGACAACGAGCGCCTGCCCCGCGGCGCCGACCGCGCCACCCACACCAAGCTCGGCCGCGGCGCGCTCGCGGACGTGGAGTGGACCGTGCAGCTTTTGACCATGCAGCACGCCGACACCCACGAGGAACTGCGCACCCCCTCGACCCTGGACGCGCTGGATTTCCTCGCCGAGCTCGACGACCCGTCCGTCATCCGCGGCTCGGATGCCGAGGTGCTGCGCACCGCGTGGCTGACGGCCACCCGCGCCCGCAACGCCATCGTGCTGGTCGCCGGCAAACGCACCGATCAGCTGCCCGCGCCGGGCCCGCAGCTCGCGCAGGTGGCGGGCTCCGCCGGCTACGACCCCGACGACCAGCAGGAGTTCCTGGAGGACTACCTGCGCATCACCCGCCACGCCCACCAGGTGGTGGAGGAGGCGTTCTGGGGTGAGGTGCCGTCGCTCGAGTTCGACTAG
- the glnA gene encoding type I glutamate--ammonia ligase yields the protein MSAQTDNVLRMVEQQDIAFIRLWFTDIFGSLKTVMMSPAELESAFEEGVGFDGSSIEGFSRVSESDTLLRPDPSTYQPLPFDEEAGLQTARMFCDITMPDGDPLYADPRQVLRRQITNARDMGFEFVASPEIEFYVVKPGQGDQPPTPADKGGYFDQAKRNEAPKLRRMAVSALEYMGIVTEFSHHEGSPGQQEIDLRHTDALTMADNIVTFRYIVKTVAEMNGVHATFMPKPFKDLEGSAMHTHFSLFEGDTNAFHDPDDEISLSKTGRQFIAGIIEHAGEISAVTNQWVNSYKRLQFGSEAPTAATWGISNRSAMVRVPTYRLHKADSRRAEVRSLDSACNPYLAFSAILAAGLKGIEEGYELDEPARDDVFALTRRERRAMGYRDLPNSLDQALRQMERSEFMAEVLGEQVFEFFLRAKWAEWHDYTAQITPWEIDTGIDL from the coding sequence ATGAGCGCCCAAACCGACAACGTGCTGCGAATGGTGGAGCAGCAGGACATCGCCTTTATCCGCCTCTGGTTCACCGACATCTTCGGCTCGCTGAAAACCGTGATGATGTCGCCGGCGGAGCTGGAAAGCGCCTTCGAGGAGGGCGTGGGCTTCGACGGCTCCTCCATCGAGGGGTTTTCCCGCGTCTCCGAGTCGGACACCCTGCTGCGGCCCGACCCGTCGACGTACCAGCCGCTGCCGTTCGACGAAGAGGCGGGCCTGCAAACCGCGCGCATGTTCTGCGACATCACCATGCCCGACGGCGACCCGCTTTACGCCGACCCGCGCCAGGTGCTGCGCCGCCAGATCACCAACGCCCGCGACATGGGCTTCGAGTTCGTGGCCAGCCCGGAGATCGAGTTCTACGTGGTCAAACCCGGCCAGGGCGACCAGCCGCCCACCCCAGCGGACAAGGGCGGCTACTTCGACCAGGCCAAACGCAACGAGGCGCCGAAGCTGCGCCGCATGGCGGTCTCCGCGCTGGAGTACATGGGCATTGTCACCGAGTTCTCCCACCACGAGGGCTCGCCGGGCCAGCAGGAGATCGACCTGCGCCACACCGACGCGCTGACCATGGCCGACAACATCGTCACCTTCCGCTACATCGTGAAAACGGTCGCGGAAATGAACGGCGTGCACGCCACGTTCATGCCCAAGCCGTTCAAGGACCTCGAGGGCTCGGCGATGCACACCCACTTCTCCCTGTTCGAGGGCGACACCAACGCCTTCCACGACCCGGACGACGAAATCAGCTTGTCCAAAACCGGCCGCCAGTTCATCGCCGGCATCATCGAGCACGCGGGCGAGATCTCCGCGGTGACCAACCAGTGGGTCAATTCCTACAAGCGCCTGCAGTTCGGCTCCGAGGCGCCCACCGCCGCCACCTGGGGCATCTCCAACCGCTCCGCCATGGTGCGCGTGCCCACCTACCGCCTGCACAAGGCGGATTCGCGCCGGGCGGAGGTGCGCTCGCTGGACTCGGCCTGCAACCCCTACCTGGCGTTTTCAGCGATCCTTGCCGCAGGCCTGAAGGGCATCGAGGAGGGCTACGAGCTGGACGAGCCCGCCCGCGACGACGTCTTCGCCCTGACCCGCCGCGAGCGCCGCGCGATGGGCTACCGCGACCTGCCCAACTCACTTGACCAGGCGCTGCGCCAGATGGAGCGCTCCGAGTTCATGGCCGAGGTCCTAGGCGAGCAGGTCTTCGAGTTCTTCCTGCGCGCCAAGTGGGCCGAGTGGCACGACTACACCGCCCAGATCACCCCCTGGGAGATCGATACGGGGATTGACCTGTGA